Proteins from one Mycobacterium adipatum genomic window:
- a CDS encoding SDR family oxidoreductase yields the protein MSSEQRPLADRTLVVSGGSRGIGLAIALGAAKQGANVVLLAKTAEPHPKLPGTVHTAVADVEAVGAKAVAVVGDVRKEDDVQRAIDTAVQTFGGVDIVINNASAIATEPTEALAAKKFDLMMDINVRGTFLLTKAALPHLRKSANAHVITLAPPLNLNPHWLGAHPVYTVSKYGMTLLSLGWAEEYQDSGIGFSCLWPQTYIATSAVTNLADGDHLASSSRSPEIMADAATQILIGPAKDANGQTYIDADVLAAAGITDLSRYGGGDDPIWDIFVDKKMNDKS from the coding sequence ATGTCCAGCGAGCAACGTCCGCTTGCCGATCGCACCCTGGTGGTGTCCGGCGGCAGCCGCGGTATCGGGCTGGCCATCGCCCTAGGCGCCGCCAAGCAGGGCGCCAATGTGGTGCTGTTGGCCAAGACTGCCGAACCCCACCCGAAGCTGCCGGGAACCGTGCACACCGCGGTGGCCGATGTGGAGGCCGTCGGCGCCAAGGCGGTGGCCGTTGTCGGCGATGTCCGCAAGGAGGACGACGTCCAGCGGGCCATCGACACCGCAGTGCAGACCTTTGGCGGCGTCGACATCGTCATCAACAACGCCAGCGCCATCGCCACCGAGCCCACCGAGGCGCTGGCGGCCAAGAAGTTCGATCTGATGATGGACATCAATGTGCGCGGCACGTTCCTGCTGACCAAGGCCGCGCTGCCGCACCTGCGGAAATCTGCGAACGCCCACGTGATCACGTTGGCGCCGCCGCTGAACCTCAACCCGCACTGGCTGGGCGCGCACCCCGTCTACACGGTGTCCAAGTACGGCATGACGCTGCTCTCGTTGGGCTGGGCCGAGGAGTATCAGGACTCCGGTATCGGGTTCAGCTGCCTGTGGCCGCAGACCTATATCGCGACCTCGGCGGTGACGAACCTCGCCGACGGCGATCACCTGGCATCGTCGTCGCGCAGCCCGGAGATCATGGCCGACGCCGCGACGCAGATCCTCATCGGACCGGCCAAGGACGCCAACGGCCAGACCTACATCGACGCCGATGTCCTGGCCGCCGCGGGAATCACCGACCTGTCCCGGTACGGCGGTGGCGACGACCCCATCTGGGATATCTTCGTAGACAAGAAAATGAACGACAAATCATGA